The region GGGGCCGCTGAAGGCGAcgagcgccaccgccgccgactgGCCGGCGTTGTATTGGTAGTGCAGCAGGCCCTGGGGGAACACCATGATGTCGCCGGCGTACAGCGTCCTGGTGTAGACGGTGTTGGACGAGGACGAGAtgaagccggcggcgacggtgcccTGGGTGACGAAGAGGAGCTCGGAGGCGGCCGGGTGGGTGTGGAGCGGCACCACGCCACCGACGGCGATGTCGAGCCTCGCGGCGGAGATGCCGAGCCCGTTCACGCCGGGGAACTGGCCGACGAAGGCCGGGGTCACCGCGGCCTTGATGAGGTTGCTGGTGTTCCCAGCCGCGGCGAGGCCGTGGTACGCGAAGtccccggcgccgacgcccGCCTTGCACGGGTACCCTGCCGGCGTGTCGCTGCAGGTCAGGTCCGCGACGCAGAAGTCCTGCGTCAGCGCCATGGAGGAGAatggcaggaggaggaaggagag is a window of Oryza brachyantha chromosome 8, ObraRS2, whole genome shotgun sequence DNA encoding:
- the LOC102705181 gene encoding germin-like protein 8-14, whose translation is MAKIVMLPVLLSFLLLPFSSMALTQDFCVADLTCSDTPAGYPCKAGVGAGDFAYHGLAAAGNTSNLIKAAVTPAFVGQFPGVNGLGISAARLDIAVGGVVPLHTHPAASELLFVTQGTVAAGFISSSSNTVYTRTLYAGDIMVFPQGLLHYQYNAGQSAAVALVAFSGPNPGLQITDYALFANNLPSAIVEKVTFLDDAQVKKLKSVLGGSG